One segment of Oreochromis niloticus isolate F11D_XX linkage group LG8, O_niloticus_UMD_NMBU, whole genome shotgun sequence DNA contains the following:
- the LOC112847727 gene encoding uncharacterized protein LOC112847727 has product MNSISVLNSFPVTVKMEGEEMKKRIEKIEKIESVANDCISLPLPKLTVCTAQPQPQHPEPAVRPVQLQLVPPLSEASTPLSASLSAAATPLSASLSAQLVAVAVPPFTTPLVQSLAAQLAALAPAQLPLRISLQSVAPSLVLSPEPPLAQLAAQPLPSSAEFIGKLSLQAEDCGAQPLLEQNVRPAQPQPQHQEPAVCPVQSQSAFLWPEVAIPAGHASVFTGGTEGTLQLSSSPPSAAATLRLRLHRQQSPCCHLWNSLCPSRRAASRRSSVSRGRSLSPHCSRTRSASRTVLCPHLYVVRYVCACVCSCFLWPSYRDLQEWWVWTC; this is encoded by the coding sequence ATGAACTCAATTAGTGTGTTAAATTCGTTCCCTGTGACTGTGAAAATGGAAGGGGAAGAAATGAAGAAGAGGATAGAAAAGATTGAGAAGATAGAAAGTGTTGCTAATGATTGTATCTCGCTGCCTTTACCCAAACTGACTGTCTGCACTGCACAGCCCCAGCCACAGCATCCCGAGCCGGCCGTGCGCCCTGTGCAGCTGCAATTAGTACCGCCTCTGTCAGAGGCCTCCACACCACTCTCAGCCTCACTGTCTGCTGCTGCCACCCCACTTTCCGCCTCTCTCTCTGCTCAACTGGTTGCTGTTGCTGTGCCACCATTCACTACACCACTAGTTCAATCACTTGCAGCTCAGCTAGCTGCTCTAGCACCTGCTCAACTTCCTCTACGAATATCACTACAGTCAGTAGCTCCATCTCTAGTTCTGTCACCTGAGCCGCCACTAGCACAGCTAGCTGCCCAGCCACTTCCATCCTCTGCTGAATTTATAGGGAAGCTCAGTCTGCAAGCAGAAGACTGTGGGGCGCAACCTCTGCTGGAACAAAATGTCCGCCCTGCACAGCCCCAGCCGCAGCATCAGGAGCCGGCTGTGTGCCCTGTCCAGTCGCAGTCGGCTTTCCTTTGGCCGGAGGTTGCAATACCTGCTGGTCATGCGTCTGTCTTCACTGGAGGGACCGAGGGAACGCTTCAGTTGTCATCCTCTCCACCATCTGCAGCTGCTACTCTACGTCTACGTCTCCACCGCCAGCAGTCGCCATGCTGCCACCTGTGGAACTCACTCTGCCCGAGCCGGAGGGCAGCGAGCCGAAGGAGCTCAGTGAGCCGGGGGCGCTCACTGAGCCCGCACTGCTCGCGGACAAGGTCAGCGAGCCGGACTGTTCTCTGTCCACATTTGTATGTTGTtaggtatgtgtgtgcatgtgtgtgtagcTGTTTTCTGTGGCCAAGTTACAGGGACCTCCAGGAATGGTGGGTGTGGACCTGCTAG